In Ailuropoda melanoleuca isolate Jingjing chromosome 7, ASM200744v2, whole genome shotgun sequence, one genomic interval encodes:
- the LOC109489753 gene encoding 40S ribosomal protein S29-like, which produces MGHQQFYWSHLRKSGQRSCCIYSNLHGLILICGLNMCPQGFCQYSRDTGFIKLD; this is translated from the coding sequence ATGGGTCACCAGCAGTTCTACTGGAGCCATCTGAGGAAATCTGGCCAGCGTTCTTGTTGCATCTACTCAAACTTGCATGGTCTGATCCTGATATGTGGCCTCAATATGTGCCCCCAGGGTTTCTGTCAGTACTCAAGGGATACAGGCTTCATTAAGTTGGATTAA